The following nucleotide sequence is from candidate division WOR-3 bacterium.
TCCTGGCACAAGTTTTTCACCTGGTTTTATCACCTCATTACCTGTAACTACTATAAAAACCTTGGGTCTTCTTATAACTCTTACTTTTTCTATACCAAGCATAGAAAGTAAGCCGATAGAATTAGGATTTAAAACCTCCCCCTTTTTAAGAACCAGTTTCCCCTTTTTTATTTCCTCACCCTTATACCTTATATTTTCTCCCTTTTTAAGATCTTTTTTTACAATTATATAATCACCTTCCTTCTCAACAAATTCCTGCATCACAACTGAAGTAGTATTTTCAGGAAGCGGAGAACCTGTAAAAACACGAAATGCTTCTCCTTCTTTAAGTTTTATAACCTTATAATCACCTGCCTTTATCTCTCCAATTACCTTGAATTTATCACCTTTTTTAAACTTTTCAAAACACAAAGCATATCCATCCATTGCTGAATTTGTAAAAACCGGTAAATCAATAGGAGAGTATATATCACGAGATAAAACATAAAAAATAGATTCTTTAAGGGGCACTTCTATTTCTTCCAGAGTATAAAGGGAATTTAAAAGAAGTTTTCTTGCTTTAAAGAAACTTATAAGATGCTGTCCCATAGTATTTTTACTCCAAAAGATAAAATTATAAGGTTTAAAATTTTCTTAACATAAATTGGCTTTAATTTATAAGAACCTACAAAAGAACCTATAATAGAACCCAAGAAAACAGAAAATGTTATAGGTAAAATTAAATTAAAATTTACATTACCCCTTATAAAATGGATAATAAAACCAAAAAGAGAATTAATCATAACAAAAAAGGAAAGTATACCGGGTATTTCCTTTTCACCTATACCTGAAAAAATTAAAACAGAAGATACAAGAATCCCTCCGCCTATTCCTAAAAGACCCGCTATTATTCCGGCAATAAAACCAAAAAGGGGAACAAAAGAAATTTTTATTCTAATTTTAAGTTTCTTTATGAAATTTTCAAGAATTGAAATTATTGATAATAAAATTAAAACTAAACCAAGAACTATCATAAATAATTTTCTCTCAATTACAATTTTTGCTCCAATATAAACACCTGTAAGGGAAAGTAAGTAAAGTAAAGTTAAAAATTTAAAGCGGTTTTTAAAATCAATATGAATTCTGTAATTTAAAAAAGCTATAAGAGAAGCAAGCACATTTAAAAAAAGGGAGGTGGAAGGTATGAACTTATGAGAAACTCCACAGAAACTCATAAGGGCCACATAGGCACTTCCACCACCAAGCCCTACTGAGGAATATATCAGAGCAAAAAGGAAAAAAAGAAAATAAATAAAGGGATTAAAAAAAATCATTCCTTATGCCCTTTACCTTCCATCATTTTATAAATATGAAAAACATAAGGGAAAATTGCCCTCATTGATTCATAAGAACCCTTTGATGAACCTGGCAAAGTAATAATCAAAGTCTTACCACTAACCCCTGCTATACCCCTTGAAAGCATTGAATAAGGAGTCCTTTCATAACCATAAACCCTTGAAGCCTCCATTATAGCAGAAATTTCCTTTTCTATTAAAGGTTTTACAGCCTCAGGGGTTATATCTCTTGGTGAAAGTCCTGTTCCACCTGTTGTTATAACAAGATTATATTTATTTTCAATCCAGTTTTTAACCTCTTTTTCTATCATATCCCTTTCATCCGGAACAATTTTATAATCAATATTCTTTAAACCACATTCCTCAAGAATCTTTACAATAATTTTTCCTGATTTATCCTGTTTCTTTCCAGCATAAACTGAATCCGATACAACAAGCACACCTGCTTTAAAATCGGGAGGAACTTCCTCTATAAAATCAGATTTTCCACCCTTTTTCTCAATCACTTTTATCTCTTTAATTTCAATATTTCTATCATAAGGCTTTAGCATATCGTAAATATTAAGAGCAGCACAGCTAACAGAAAAAAGGGCTTCCATTTCACAGCCTGTCCTTGCAATTGTTTTAACAGTAACCTCAATTGTTATTCTTTTATCATCAATTTTATGGTCAAAGGAAATCCATTCAATAGGAATGTTATGACAGAAAGGTAAAATAAAAGGAGTCTTTTTAACAGATTGACAGGCAACAGCTTTGGAAACCTCAAAAATATCACCTTTTTCAATTTCTTTATTTTCAATCCTTTTAATTATATTTTCAGAAACTTCTATCACTGCCCTTGCTTTTGCAATTCTCAAAGTTTTGATTTTATCACTTATATCAAACATATTTTTCCTCCTTCCATCTTTCTTTATTGTTACTTAAAATCTCTTTTTTCCATATTGGAACTTTATTTTTTATTTCATCAATAACAAACTGAATTGCTGAAAATCCTTCTTTCCTGTGTGAAGAAAAAACTATTACCAAAAAGGCAATCTCACCCAATTTTACCCTTCCCAATCTATGTTTTACAATTATTTTCTTCACCTTAAATTTTTCTTTTGCGGATTTTATAATCTCATCTATTTCTTTTTCTGACATTTTTTTATAAGATT
It contains:
- a CDS encoding TSUP family transporter, whose amino-acid sequence is MIFFNPFIYFLFFLFALIYSSVGLGGGSAYVALMSFCGVSHKFIPSTSLFLNVLASLIAFLNYRIHIDFKNRFKFLTLLYLLSLTGVYIGAKIVIERKLFMIVLGLVLILLSIISILENFIKKLKIRIKISFVPLFGFIAGIIAGLLGIGGGILVSSVLIFSGIGEKEIPGILSFFVMINSLFGFIIHFIRGNVNFNLILPITFSVFLGSIIGSFVGSYKLKPIYVKKILNLIILSFGVKILWDSIL
- the moaCB gene encoding bifunctional molybdenum cofactor biosynthesis protein MoaC/MoaB, with the translated sequence MFDISDKIKTLRIAKARAVIEVSENIIKRIENKEIEKGDIFEVSKAVACQSVKKTPFILPFCHNIPIEWISFDHKIDDKRITIEVTVKTIARTGCEMEALFSVSCAALNIYDMLKPYDRNIEIKEIKVIEKKGGKSDFIEEVPPDFKAGVLVVSDSVYAGKKQDKSGKIIVKILEECGLKNIDYKIVPDERDMIEKEVKNWIENKYNLVITTGGTGLSPRDITPEAVKPLIEKEISAIMEASRVYGYERTPYSMLSRGIAGVSGKTLIITLPGSSKGSYESMRAIFPYVFHIYKMMEGKGHKE
- a CDS encoding molybdenum cofactor biosynthesis protein MoaE, with amino-acid sequence MKYLTRKKITVKLINEIVKKNSDKSIGSLIIFTGKVRKDLVDGKNFVKEIYYESYKKMSEKEIDEIIKSAKEKFKVKKIIVKHRLGRVKLGEIAFLVIVFSSHRKEGFSAIQFVIDEIKNKVPIWKKEILSNNKERWKEEKYV